From a single Molothrus ater isolate BHLD 08-10-18 breed brown headed cowbird chromosome Z, BPBGC_Mater_1.1, whole genome shotgun sequence genomic region:
- the HSPB3 gene encoding heat shock protein beta-3, protein MAEAVIRHWVETPVRYQEQFVGQELEAHKLNHLLYALPGPATTALSDRRCAPESTAGAGKSGQEEENTQFRVLLDVVQFRPEDIIIQTFEGWLLIKAQHGPRMDEHGFISRSFTRQYKLPDGVENKDLSALFCHDGILVVEMKNSVEKN, encoded by the coding sequence ATGGCAGAAGCTGTCATAAGACATTGGGTGGAAACTCCTGTACGCTACCAGGAGCAGTTTGttggccaggagctggaagcacACAAACTGAACCACCTTTTATATGCTTTGCCGGGCCCTGCCACCACTGCACTGAGCGACCGAAGGTGCGCCCCAGAAAGCACGGCTGGGGCCGGGAAGAGCggccaggaggaggaaaacacacAATTCCGGGTCTTGCTGGATGTTGTGCAGTTCCGCCCCGAAGATATCATTATCCAGACTTTCGAAGGCTGGCTCCTGATTAAAGCTCAGCACGGACCCAGGATGGATGAGCATGGTTTCATATCCAGAAGCTTCACCAGACAATACAAATTACCTGACGGAGTGGAGAACAAAGACTTGTCTGCACTTTTCTGCCATGATGGCATTTTGGTTGTTGAAATGAAGAACTCAGTGGAAAAGAATTAG